One Alteromonas sp. KC3 DNA segment encodes these proteins:
- the rplL gene encoding 50S ribosomal protein L7/L12: MALTKEDILNAIAEMPVMELVELIEAAEEKFNVSAAAAVAVAGPAAGGDAAAAEEKTEFDVVMTSFGGNKVAVIKAVRGATGLGLKEAKEVVESAPKAIKEGVSKDEAEALKKELEEAGAEVEIK; encoded by the coding sequence ATGGCTCTAACTAAAGAAGATATCTTAAACGCAATCGCTGAAATGCCAGTAATGGAACTGGTTGAACTAATCGAAGCGGCTGAAGAGAAATTCAACGTATCTGCTGCAGCTGCTGTTGCTGTTGCTGGTCCAGCTGCTGGCGGTGACGCTGCTGCTGCAGAAGAAAAGACTGAATTCGACGTTGTTATGACTTCATTCGGTGGCAACAAAGTTGCAGTTATCAAAGCAGTTCGCGGCGCGACTGGCCTAGGTCTTAAAGAAGCTAAAGAAGTAGTTGAGTCTGCTCCTAAAGCTATCAAAGAAGGCGTAAGCAAAGATGAAGCTGAAGCACTTAAGAAAGAGCTTGAAGAAGCTGGTGCAGAAGTAGAAATCAAGTAA
- the rplJ gene encoding 50S ribosomal protein L10 has translation MALGLAAKKEIVAEISDVASRALSVAVAEYRGMEVGELTELRVKAREQGVYLKVVRNTLAKRALADSQFADLDSALTGPLIYGFSIDAPGGAARLFKDFGKTNDKLKVTALSIGSGLLGPEKLDAVAALPTRDEALAKLLATFKAPVGKFVQTINEVPGKFVRVLAAVKDTK, from the coding sequence GTGGCACTAGGTTTAGCAGCAAAAAAAGAGATCGTAGCAGAAATTTCTGATGTTGCGTCTCGCGCTCTATCCGTAGCCGTTGCTGAATACCGTGGGATGGAAGTTGGTGAACTGACTGAACTACGTGTTAAAGCTCGTGAGCAAGGCGTATACCTAAAGGTTGTACGTAACACTCTTGCAAAACGTGCTCTAGCAGACAGTCAATTTGCAGACTTAGACAGCGCCTTAACTGGTCCGCTTATCTATGGTTTCTCTATCGACGCACCAGGCGGTGCGGCACGTCTTTTCAAAGACTTCGGTAAGACTAACGATAAGCTTAAAGTTACTGCACTTTCAATTGGTAGCGGTCTTCTTGGTCCAGAGAAATTGGACGCAGTTGCAGCACTACCTACCCGCGACGAAGCGCTTGCGAAACTACTTGCAACCTTCAAAGCACCAGTTGGGAAATTCGTTCAAACAATCAACGAAGTTCCTGGCAAGTTTGTGCGCGTATTGGCGGCGGTCAAAGACACCAAGTAA
- the rplA gene encoding 50S ribosomal protein L1 has product MAKLTKRARLIREKVDSGKEYEINEAVALLKELATAKFAESVDVAVNLGIDAKKSDQNVRGATVLPNGTGKDVRVAVFTQGANAEAAKEAGADIVGMEDLAEQVKKGEMDFDVVVASPDAMRVVGQLGQILGPRGLMPNPKTGTVTPDVATAVKNAKAGQVRYRNDKNGIIHASIGKIAFEANQIQENLEALLEALKKAKPSSAKGTYIKKISLSTTMGAGVSLDKASVGL; this is encoded by the coding sequence ATGGCTAAATTAACTAAACGCGCTCGCCTAATCCGCGAAAAAGTAGACTCGGGCAAAGAGTACGAAATCAACGAAGCTGTTGCGCTTCTTAAAGAACTAGCGACTGCTAAGTTCGCAGAGAGCGTTGACGTAGCAGTTAACCTTGGTATCGATGCGAAGAAATCTGACCAAAACGTTCGTGGTGCAACTGTACTACCTAACGGTACTGGTAAAGACGTTCGCGTTGCAGTATTCACTCAAGGTGCAAACGCTGAGGCTGCTAAAGAAGCTGGTGCTGACATCGTTGGTATGGAAGACCTAGCTGAGCAAGTTAAGAAAGGTGAAATGGACTTTGACGTAGTAGTTGCTAGCCCAGACGCGATGCGCGTTGTTGGTCAACTAGGTCAAATCCTAGGTCCACGTGGCCTTATGCCTAACCCTAAAACTGGTACTGTAACGCCTGACGTTGCAACAGCAGTTAAGAACGCGAAAGCTGGTCAGGTACGCTACCGTAACGATAAGAACGGTATCATCCACGCTAGCATCGGTAAGATTGCGTTCGAAGCGAACCAAATTCAAGAAAACCTTGAAGCGCTACTTGAAGCATTGAAGAAAGCTAAGCCTTCTTCTGCTAAAGGTACATACATCAAGAAGATCAGCCTAAGCACTACAATGGGTGCTGGCGTATCTCTAGATAAGGCTTCTGTAGGTCTTTAA
- the rplK gene encoding 50S ribosomal protein L11 translates to MAKKVSGIIKLQVAAGAANPSPPVGPALGQHGVNIMEFCKAFNAKTDSLEKGAPVPVEITVYEDRSFTFETKTPPASYLLKKAAGIKSGSGRPNTEKVGKVTRAQLEEIAKTKEPDLTAADLDAAVRTIAGSARSMGLNVED, encoded by the coding sequence ATGGCTAAAAAAGTAAGCGGTATTATCAAGCTTCAGGTTGCAGCTGGCGCTGCTAACCCAAGTCCACCGGTTGGTCCTGCACTAGGTCAGCACGGTGTAAACATCATGGAATTCTGTAAGGCTTTCAATGCGAAAACTGATAGCCTTGAGAAAGGCGCTCCGGTACCAGTAGAAATTACTGTATACGAAGACCGTTCTTTCACATTCGAAACTAAGACTCCTCCTGCGTCTTACCTGCTTAAGAAAGCAGCGGGCATCAAGAGTGGTTCTGGCCGTCCTAACACTGAAAAAGTGGGTAAAGTTACTCGCGCTCAGTTGGAAGAGATTGCTAAAACAAAAGAGCCAGATCTTACTGCAGCTGACCTAGATGCAGCGGTACGCACTATCGCGGGTTCTGCTCGCTCAATGGGCTTGAACGTAGAGGACTAA